Proteins from a single region of Cyanobium sp. Tous-M-B4:
- a CDS encoding DUF192 domain-containing protein, with protein MNASCRWGLALPGVAALLCGFTPPPQWLPITARWCLAPDRCIALEVADTHEKQSKGLQLRPALAPLRGMWFPYSPPSLARFWMHRTPEPLDMLFVLGGRVVAIEAHTKPCLHLPCRSYGPDQQVDGVLELAAGQAAVQGIQVGTAVQIEAIKAAAPSTPTRD; from the coding sequence ATGAACGCCAGTTGCCGCTGGGGGCTGGCCCTGCCTGGGGTGGCTGCCCTGCTGTGCGGCTTCACGCCACCACCCCAATGGCTGCCGATCACAGCCCGCTGGTGCCTAGCGCCTGATCGCTGCATAGCCCTGGAGGTTGCCGACACCCACGAAAAGCAGAGCAAGGGCCTGCAGCTGCGGCCGGCGCTAGCGCCATTGCGGGGCATGTGGTTCCCCTACAGCCCGCCGTCGCTGGCTCGCTTCTGGATGCACCGCACCCCGGAGCCTCTCGACATGTTGTTTGTGCTGGGCGGCCGGGTCGTAGCGATAGAAGCCCACACCAAACCCTGCCTGCACCTGCCCTGCCGCAGCTACGGCCCCGACCAGCAAGTGGATGGGGTGCTGGAGCTTGCCGCCGGCCAGGCCGCAGTCCAGGGCATCCAGGTAGGCACGGCGGTGCAGATAGAAGCCATCAAGGCAGCCGCCCCTTCAACACCAACACGGGATTGA
- a CDS encoding response regulator transcription factor: MNDPRILLLGPEAEALAPRLEASGYSCSREPLPAGANPDAVLLSSGDSGRIASLREQWGTIPVLLDVGDDTVEARVHCLSSGADDFWLSSLGPSDLLMRLRLHLDLTSRANVPAQLLQVGDLVLNPSTRQVKRGARPVGLTAREYQLLLLLLERKGTVVSRELILRQVWNDEQDSSSNSSSNVIEVYVRYLRQKLEEGGERRLIHTIRGQGYCLSERLPQLESRE; the protein is encoded by the coding sequence ATGAACGATCCACGCATCCTGCTGCTGGGCCCTGAGGCCGAGGCCCTAGCGCCACGGCTTGAGGCTTCCGGCTATTCGTGCAGCAGGGAGCCTTTACCGGCTGGGGCAAACCCGGATGCGGTGCTGCTCTCCAGCGGCGATTCGGGCCGCATCGCCTCCCTGCGAGAGCAGTGGGGCACCATCCCGGTGCTGCTGGATGTGGGCGACGACACGGTGGAGGCGCGGGTCCACTGCCTCAGCTCAGGAGCAGACGACTTCTGGCTTTCAAGCCTCGGCCCCAGCGACCTGCTGATGCGGCTGAGGTTGCATCTAGATCTCACAAGCCGCGCCAATGTGCCGGCCCAGCTGCTGCAGGTGGGCGACCTGGTGCTGAACCCCAGCACCCGCCAAGTGAAACGGGGAGCGCGGCCCGTGGGCCTGACGGCTAGGGAATACCAGCTGCTGCTGCTGCTGCTGGAGCGCAAGGGCACCGTGGTGAGCCGGGAGTTGATCCTGCGCCAGGTATGGAACGACGAGCAGGACAGCAGTAGCAACAGCAGCAGCAACGTGATTGAGGTGTATGTGCGCTACCTGCGCCAGAAACTGGAAGAGGGCGGTGAACGGCGGCTGATCCACACGATCCGCGGCCAGGGCTACTGCCTAAGCGAGCGGCTGCCCCAGCTGGAGAGCCGCGAATGA